The following are encoded in a window of Tessaracoccus flavescens genomic DNA:
- a CDS encoding M23 family metallopeptidase, with amino-acid sequence MLKKVIVAALVLVFFGPTLALLSLGVLMNPAATATVTCTVGSGITVGDVPDSLTVTTANGETLTLNRQQLTHAATIIETGSAIDGITRDGLQIALMAALTESTLRMLSNTSAYPESADYPNDGDGSDNDSLGLFQMRPQSGWGTVAELMDPVYQAQAFFGGPAGPNHPSPRGLLDIPGWEEMDKGEAAQAVEVSAYPDRYRNYEPVAETILATLTTTTTASTSSTGGEVVPVGQPGGPESSRVVFPVPEGTWVLTSEYGPRVHPITGEDSFHTGTDFAAPDGTPLLAAADGTVTVAEFSGGYGGLIVIEHIIDGATAATAYAHMWEHGIHVQAGDTVTAGQHIGDIGSSGNSTGPHLHFEVRLGGTNGEHTDPAAWLNSHDAADLPEPDTGGPGGEDCDPDTGAPGGASEPFEGDPNRMVDDPTTGGQITARMLHLYTQTIAAFPDTSWACYSPRPGTVSEHPLGRACDGTFGNAIGSHPTPAQRELGWQVTNWMKTHAEALGVEYLIWDGRIWSLSRDGEGWRPYGGGGMHDPGDVTGGHYDHLHVTVSQNP; translated from the coding sequence GTGTTGAAGAAGGTCATCGTCGCCGCACTGGTCTTGGTGTTCTTCGGACCCACCCTGGCTCTGCTGTCGCTCGGGGTGCTGATGAACCCCGCCGCAACCGCGACCGTCACCTGCACAGTCGGGAGCGGGATCACGGTCGGAGACGTCCCCGACTCCTTGACCGTGACGACGGCGAACGGTGAGACGTTGACGCTCAATCGGCAACAGCTCACCCACGCGGCGACGATCATCGAGACCGGCTCGGCGATCGACGGGATCACCCGCGACGGCCTTCAGATCGCGTTGATGGCCGCGCTCACCGAGTCCACCCTGCGGATGCTCTCCAACACCTCCGCCTACCCCGAGTCCGCGGACTACCCGAACGACGGCGACGGCTCGGACAACGACTCCCTCGGACTGTTCCAGATGCGGCCACAGTCGGGCTGGGGCACCGTCGCGGAGCTGATGGACCCCGTCTACCAGGCGCAGGCGTTCTTCGGCGGCCCCGCCGGCCCGAACCATCCCTCGCCGCGGGGACTGTTGGACATTCCCGGCTGGGAGGAGATGGACAAGGGCGAGGCCGCCCAAGCCGTCGAAGTCAGCGCGTACCCGGACCGGTACCGGAACTACGAGCCAGTCGCCGAGACCATCCTTGCCACCCTCACCACCACAACAACGGCCAGCACGAGCAGCACGGGCGGTGAGGTTGTTCCGGTCGGGCAGCCCGGCGGACCGGAGTCGTCGCGGGTGGTGTTCCCGGTCCCGGAGGGCACCTGGGTCCTCACCTCCGAGTACGGGCCGCGGGTGCATCCGATCACCGGAGAGGACTCCTTCCACACCGGCACCGACTTCGCCGCCCCCGACGGCACCCCGCTCCTTGCCGCAGCGGACGGGACGGTGACGGTGGCGGAGTTCTCCGGCGGCTACGGCGGTCTCATCGTCATCGAGCACATCATCGACGGCGCCACGGCCGCCACGGCGTATGCGCACATGTGGGAGCACGGCATCCACGTCCAAGCCGGCGACACCGTGACCGCCGGGCAGCACATCGGCGACATCGGCAGCTCGGGCAACTCCACGGGTCCGCATCTGCATTTCGAGGTCCGCCTCGGCGGCACGAACGGTGAGCACACCGACCCCGCCGCCTGGCTCAACTCCCACGACGCCGCGGACCTGCCCGAACCCGACACCGGTGGCCCCGGCGGCGAGGATTGCGACCCGGACACCGGTGCGCCTGGTGGGGCGTCGGAGCCGTTCGAGGGCGACCCGAACCGCATGGTCGACGACCCCACCACAGGCGGGCAGATCACCGCCCGGATGCTGCACCTGTACACCCAGACCATCGCCGCGTTCCCCGACACGAGCTGGGCCTGCTACTCACCCCGCCCCGGCACCGTCTCCGAACACCCCCTCGGCCGGGCGTGCGACGGGACGTTCGGCAACGCCATCGGCTCCCACCCCACCCCGGCACAGCGTGAGCTCGGCTGGCAGGTCACCAACTGGATGAAGACCCACGCCGAAGCCCTCGGGGTGGAGTACCTGATCTGGGACGGCCGCATCTGGTCGCTGTCCCGCGACGGCGAAGGGTGGCGTCCTTACGGCGGCGGCGGGATGCACGACCCCGGCGACGTCACCGGCGGCCACTACGACCATCTGCACGTCACCGTGTCTCAGAATCCGTGA
- a CDS encoding DUF6112 family protein, with product MNVFPDFDGLGGIGDLRAVIGALLTFVLIVAVLMLIVSAIVWAIAAANGNHVMAGKGRTGVLVALGAAVLAGGGVAWMNWLIALGDQL from the coding sequence ATGAACGTGTTTCCTGACTTCGATGGCCTCGGCGGCATCGGCGACCTGCGGGCGGTGATCGGTGCGCTGCTGACGTTCGTGCTGATCGTCGCGGTGCTGATGCTGATCGTCTCCGCGATCGTGTGGGCCATCGCTGCCGCGAACGGCAACCACGTCATGGCCGGCAAGGGGCGCACCGGGGTGCTGGTCGCTCTCGGCGCCGCCGTGCTGGCCGGCGGCGGAGTGGCATGGATGAACTGGCTGATCGCCCTCGGCGACCAACTCTGA
- a CDS encoding DUF6112 family protein, whose translation MFDLATVLLAAPVVVPMDINIDPNSDGLPGIAQLRTIVGAVMTVGLILSVLALIISAIVWGFGANSSNPHLAGRGKVGVLVSCGAAVICGASVTLINFFWNVGQQV comes from the coding sequence GTGTTCGACCTCGCCACCGTCCTCCTCGCCGCACCCGTCGTGGTGCCGATGGACATCAACATCGACCCCAACAGTGACGGCCTTCCCGGCATCGCGCAGTTGCGCACCATCGTCGGCGCCGTTATGACGGTCGGCCTCATCCTCTCCGTCCTCGCCCTGATCATCAGCGCGATCGTGTGGGGCTTCGGCGCCAACTCCTCCAACCCCCACCTCGCGGGTAGAGGCAAGGTCGGCGTCCTCGTGAGCTGTGGCGCCGCGGTGATCTGTGGGGCGTCGGTGACGCTCATCAATTTCTTCTGGAACGTCGGCCAGCAGGTCTGA
- a CDS encoding conjugal transfer protein TrbL, producing the protein MGVCDIPLVSTVCDTAGEAAASLVSAPFDWLAGAMGAAAGWLFEAVWSVFDTTTLVDVTSPEYVAVYNILFGIAVFVMLLFFCLQLITGLIRRDPTALSRAALGLAKSVLGSFVVITLTALLLEIVDQLCVGIIQAAGETTESMGDKIALLAAGLVGINIAAPGVGAIITIFLAGLAIAAAAIVWLSLLVRKALLLVAIVFAPLAFSGASWDASRGWISKWAMFVIALICSKLVLVVMFLVAITQVSAPIDGDLASVADPIAGIVLMAMAAFAPYLTYKFIAFVGFDMYHAIGSEQDAKNALNRPVPVPSKPGGSGNEPKKVLDGNDDGGGNGGGRGSGQKPPEPKNPAPASSSGSAGAGSPAGAGAGAGGGAGAGAGAGAAAGPAAAAVVAAKVAKDTATAGPKAGKALGNQGDSAADSAGQTGNTPPPAQAPPPSTPAPKTPSAGPSTGPSQPESGPPKQPPPPAPKPTGKE; encoded by the coding sequence GTGGGTGTGTGCGATATCCCCCTCGTCTCGACCGTCTGCGACACCGCCGGCGAAGCCGCCGCCTCCCTGGTGTCGGCGCCGTTCGACTGGCTCGCCGGCGCGATGGGCGCCGCAGCCGGCTGGCTGTTCGAGGCCGTCTGGAGCGTGTTCGACACCACCACCCTGGTCGACGTCACGTCGCCGGAGTATGTGGCGGTCTACAACATCCTGTTTGGCATCGCGGTGTTCGTGATGCTGCTCTTCTTCTGCCTCCAGCTCATCACCGGCCTCATCCGACGCGACCCCACCGCACTCTCCCGTGCCGCGCTCGGGCTCGCCAAGAGCGTGCTCGGGTCGTTCGTGGTCATCACCCTGACCGCCCTGCTGCTGGAGATCGTGGACCAGCTCTGCGTCGGGATCATCCAGGCCGCCGGGGAGACCACCGAGTCGATGGGCGACAAGATCGCCCTGCTCGCCGCCGGCCTGGTCGGCATCAACATCGCTGCCCCCGGGGTCGGGGCGATCATCACGATCTTCCTCGCCGGCCTGGCGATCGCGGCCGCCGCGATCGTCTGGCTGTCCCTGCTGGTCAGGAAGGCGCTGTTGTTGGTGGCGATCGTGTTCGCCCCGCTGGCGTTCTCCGGGGCGTCCTGGGACGCCTCGCGGGGGTGGATCAGCAAGTGGGCGATGTTCGTCATCGCCCTGATCTGCTCCAAGCTCGTCCTGGTCGTGATGTTCCTCGTCGCGATCACCCAAGTCAGTGCGCCGATCGACGGGGACCTGGCCTCGGTGGCCGATCCGATCGCGGGGATCGTGCTGATGGCGATGGCCGCGTTCGCGCCCTACTTGACGTACAAGTTCATCGCGTTCGTCGGGTTCGACATGTACCACGCCATCGGCTCCGAACAGGACGCCAAGAACGCCCTCAACCGGCCGGTCCCGGTTCCCTCCAAGCCCGGCGGCAGCGGAAACGAGCCGAAGAAGGTCCTTGACGGCAACGACGACGGCGGCGGCAACGGAGGCGGCAGAGGTAGTGGGCAGAAGCCGCCGGAGCCGAAGAACCCTGCACCAGCGTCCTCTAGCGGGTCGGCCGGCGCCGGCAGCCCGGCCGGGGCAGGTGCTGGTGCTGGTGGCGGAGCAGGCGCGGGCGCTGGGGCTGGTGCGGCGGCCGGTCCGGCAGCGGCCGCGGTGGTGGCAGCAAAGGTCGCCAAGGACACCGCCACGGCAGGCCCCAAGGCCGGCAAGGCCCTCGGCAACCAAGGTGACAGCGCCGCCGACTCCGCGGGCCAGACCGGCAACACCCCACCGCCCGCACAGGCACCACCACCCTCGACTCCGGCTCCCAAGACACCCTCCGCGGGTCCCTCGACGGGGCCGTCGCAGCCGGAGTCGGGTCCGCCGAAGCAGCCACCGCCGCCGGCGCCGAAGCCGACCGGAAAGGAGTAG
- a CDS encoding SCO6880 family protein: MPAKQNEPTASSGELVPVKFSRLTRRGILLGLSLAQLITLAIGILSIVGALYAGGGILLAYTAPVWVVAACLTWIPVAGRPAVEWLPVACWWLWRTTGGQLLYRRRVVKPRPVGTLALPGDMARLREYTDPETNAGMIHDPTAGTLTVVCEVTHPAFVLLDPGEQERRVTSWGRVLATVCRSGRIATLQVLERTLPDSGTGLAEWWASHGTADDTWAAQTYAELIDRAGPAGERHATTLSLALDMNASARQIRTAGGGLRGAAAVLRQEMNTLVAALRSADLSPSGWLTPGQIAVILRSAYDPAIAATLERHGQLGQDLATAGPVAVNESWGRIRTDSAHHAVLWVSEWPRSLVYPGFLSPVLLSTGIQRSFSLLCTPMRSDQAARDIRKKKVEHISDQAQRAKIGQIEDASQTAEYHDVLQQEADLTAGHGVLRYTGLIAVSAPTVEELDAGMAAIEQAAIQASCETRLLVGQQAAAFTAAALPLCRRI; encoded by the coding sequence ATGCCTGCGAAGCAGAACGAGCCCACGGCGTCGTCGGGCGAGCTGGTGCCGGTGAAGTTCTCCCGCCTCACCCGTCGCGGCATCCTGCTGGGGTTGTCACTGGCGCAGCTCATCACCCTCGCCATCGGCATCCTCTCCATCGTCGGTGCCCTGTACGCCGGGGGCGGCATCCTGCTCGCCTACACCGCACCCGTCTGGGTCGTAGCGGCCTGCCTGACGTGGATACCGGTGGCGGGGCGCCCGGCGGTGGAGTGGCTGCCGGTCGCGTGCTGGTGGCTCTGGCGCACCACCGGCGGCCAACTCCTCTACCGGCGCCGAGTCGTCAAGCCCCGGCCAGTGGGCACACTCGCGCTGCCCGGCGACATGGCGAGACTGCGGGAGTACACCGACCCCGAAACGAACGCGGGGATGATCCACGACCCCACCGCCGGCACGCTGACCGTGGTCTGCGAGGTCACCCACCCCGCGTTCGTGCTCCTCGATCCGGGCGAGCAGGAGCGCCGCGTGACCTCCTGGGGCCGCGTCCTCGCCACCGTGTGCCGGTCCGGACGCATCGCGACCTTGCAGGTGCTGGAACGGACGCTGCCGGACTCCGGCACCGGACTCGCGGAGTGGTGGGCCAGCCACGGCACCGCCGACGACACCTGGGCCGCACAGACGTACGCCGAGCTGATCGACCGGGCCGGTCCCGCCGGCGAGAGGCACGCGACCACCCTGTCGCTCGCGCTGGACATGAACGCCAGCGCGCGGCAGATCAGGACCGCCGGCGGCGGCCTACGTGGCGCTGCCGCAGTGCTCCGGCAGGAGATGAACACCCTGGTCGCCGCGCTCCGCTCTGCGGACCTGTCGCCCTCGGGGTGGCTGACACCGGGGCAGATCGCAGTGATCCTCCGCAGCGCGTATGACCCGGCGATCGCCGCCACCCTGGAACGCCACGGCCAGCTCGGCCAAGACTTGGCGACCGCCGGCCCGGTCGCGGTCAACGAGTCCTGGGGTCGCATCCGCACCGACTCCGCCCACCACGCGGTGCTGTGGGTCTCCGAATGGCCCAGGTCTCTGGTCTATCCGGGATTCCTGTCCCCGGTCCTGCTCTCCACGGGCATCCAACGCAGCTTCTCGTTGCTGTGCACGCCGATGCGCTCCGACCAGGCCGCCAGAGACATCCGCAAGAAAAAGGTCGAGCACATCTCTGATCAGGCGCAGCGGGCCAAGATCGGGCAGATCGAGGACGCGAGCCAGACCGCGGAGTACCACGACGTCCTCCAGCAGGAAGCCGACCTCACCGCCGGCCACGGCGTCCTCAGATACACCGGCCTCATCGCCGTATCAGCCCCCACCGTGGAAGAACTCGACGCGGGCATGGCGGCGATCGAACAGGCCGCCATCCAAGCCTCCTGCGAGACCCGCCTCCTGGTCGGCCAGCAGGCCGCGGCATTCACCGCCGCCGCGCTCCCGCTCTGCCGCCGCATCTGA
- a CDS encoding ATP-binding protein codes for MTGTEPERLHTSVLVAPAAERRRLRKQRRQAAVRLQAEQRQTEKQAARAKAEAEKAERRATTYLPAAGEPGPAALRSPGRFRMPRHQDTSATLAGAYPFVAEGGLGSDGVFVGQDLYSGGSFVYDPWVLYARGIITAPNIVLAGIVGSGKSSLAKSLYTRSLPFGRRVYVPGDPKGEHTAVAEAVGGRAIVLGHGLRTRLNPLDEGHRPSGLSDEQWASTVSSRRRDLIGALAETVLARGLTPLEHTAIDLALTQTVRENDVPILPTVVDHILTPTHDDHDGGRLAEDGRLVGHALRRLVAGDLGGLFDGPSTVAFDPSLPMISLDLSRVTENSTLISVLMTCSSAWMESALLDPAGGQRWVIYDEAWRLMSHPALLRRMDAHWRLARHYGIANMLIFHKLTDLDNVGDQGSAMRSLANSLLANAETRIVYRQESDQLGPTAAALGLTGTEQKLLPTLGVGQGLWKIKSRSFISQHQLHPVELELFRTDARYLGIPRKFRNSEA; via the coding sequence GTGACCGGCACCGAGCCCGAGCGGCTGCACACCTCCGTCCTGGTCGCCCCTGCCGCCGAACGCCGCCGGTTGCGAAAGCAACGCCGACAGGCCGCCGTCCGCCTCCAAGCCGAACAACGCCAGACGGAGAAACAGGCGGCGCGAGCGAAGGCCGAAGCCGAGAAGGCGGAGCGGCGCGCGACGACCTACCTGCCGGCCGCCGGGGAACCTGGCCCGGCCGCGCTCAGGTCGCCGGGGCGGTTCCGGATGCCCCGTCATCAGGACACGTCCGCGACATTGGCGGGGGCCTATCCGTTCGTCGCCGAAGGTGGCCTCGGCTCCGACGGCGTGTTCGTCGGACAAGACCTCTACTCCGGCGGATCATTCGTCTACGACCCATGGGTGCTCTACGCCCGCGGGATCATCACCGCGCCCAACATCGTCCTGGCCGGGATCGTCGGCTCCGGCAAGTCCTCCCTCGCCAAGAGCCTCTACACCCGGTCGCTGCCGTTCGGGCGCCGCGTCTACGTGCCCGGTGACCCAAAGGGCGAGCACACCGCCGTCGCCGAAGCGGTCGGCGGCCGGGCGATTGTCTTGGGCCACGGACTTCGCACGAGGCTGAATCCGCTCGACGAAGGCCACCGGCCCTCCGGCCTTTCCGACGAGCAATGGGCCTCCACCGTTTCGTCCCGGCGTCGTGACCTGATCGGCGCCCTCGCCGAGACCGTGCTCGCGCGCGGGTTGACGCCGCTGGAGCACACCGCGATCGACCTCGCCCTGACCCAGACGGTGCGGGAGAACGACGTGCCGATCCTGCCCACCGTGGTCGACCACATCCTCACCCCCACCCACGACGATCACGACGGCGGGCGCCTGGCCGAGGACGGCCGGCTCGTCGGCCACGCCCTACGCCGCCTCGTTGCCGGGGACCTCGGCGGACTCTTCGACGGGCCGAGCACCGTCGCCTTCGACCCGTCGCTGCCGATGATCTCCCTCGACCTGTCCCGCGTCACCGAGAACTCCACGCTCATCAGCGTGCTGATGACGTGTTCGTCGGCGTGGATGGAATCGGCGCTGCTGGACCCGGCCGGCGGGCAACGGTGGGTGATCTACGACGAAGCCTGGCGCCTGATGTCCCACCCCGCGCTGCTCAGGCGCATGGACGCGCACTGGCGGCTCGCGAGGCATTACGGGATCGCGAACATGCTGATCTTCCACAAACTCACCGACCTCGACAACGTGGGCGATCAGGGCTCCGCGATGCGATCCCTCGCCAACTCCCTCCTGGCGAACGCCGAGACTCGGATCGTCTACCGGCAGGAGTCCGACCAGCTCGGACCGACTGCCGCCGCGCTCGGGCTGACCGGGACCGAGCAGAAGCTTCTCCCCACCCTCGGCGTCGGCCAAGGGCTGTGGAAGATCAAGTCCAGAAGCTTCATTTCGCAGCACCAGCTCCATCCCGTCGAGCTGGAGCTGTTCCGGACCGATGCCCGCTACCTGGGCATTCCCCGCAAGTTCAGGAATTCTGAAGCCTGA
- a CDS encoding WHG domain-containing protein: MSSDTARVGYHHGDLRATLLRAALEGLEAGEPLSLRAAARRAGVSTGAPYRHFADREALESALAVHGLRELMSDLTTGKKPPASASEVGELAVEYVRFALRRPALFRLMFGQECDDQDDERVRAARALHGYLEAVMTEVFPQSDPVALATAGWSLAHGLAFLHSTANFPPPTLPLSTSACDQLSLPSSHPPPPPESSVPMSKRVLLVVTNVDHYEIDPSHPTGLWLSELTHAYDIFAERGFEQMIVSPAGGKSPLEPRSLKRPNYDKSARAWRENPARMAMLEDTASPEQVDSADYDAIYFTGGHAVMFDFPGSMGLQRITREIFERGGIVGAVCHGYCGLVDTTLSDGSFLVAGRDLTGFSWREEILARVDKLVPYNIEESIQQRGARYSKALLPFVSNAVVDGNLVTGQNPSSAKATATKVAALLADR, encoded by the coding sequence GTGAGTTCGGACACGGCGAGGGTGGGCTATCACCACGGCGATCTGCGGGCGACGTTGCTGCGCGCCGCCCTGGAGGGGTTGGAGGCCGGCGAGCCGCTCTCGCTGCGCGCGGCTGCCCGCCGGGCCGGCGTGTCCACCGGTGCTCCGTATCGGCACTTCGCCGACCGGGAGGCGCTGGAGTCGGCGTTGGCGGTTCACGGGCTGCGTGAGCTGATGAGCGATCTCACCACCGGCAAGAAGCCTCCGGCCTCCGCGTCCGAGGTCGGTGAGCTCGCCGTCGAGTATGTGCGTTTCGCACTGCGCAGGCCGGCGTTGTTCCGACTCATGTTCGGGCAGGAATGCGACGACCAGGACGACGAGCGGGTGCGCGCAGCCCGCGCACTGCATGGCTATCTCGAAGCGGTGATGACTGAGGTCTTCCCGCAATCCGACCCTGTCGCTCTGGCGACCGCGGGGTGGTCGCTCGCCCATGGGCTGGCGTTCCTGCACTCGACGGCAAACTTCCCGCCACCGACCCTGCCGCTGTCGACGAGCGCGTGCGATCAACTCTCGCTGCCGTCTTCCCACCCACCGCCTCCTCCAGAATCGAGCGTCCCAATGAGTAAGCGCGTCCTGCTCGTCGTCACCAATGTCGACCACTATGAGATCGACCCCTCGCATCCGACCGGGCTGTGGCTGTCCGAGTTGACACACGCCTACGACATCTTCGCCGAGCGCGGCTTCGAGCAGATGATCGTGAGCCCTGCCGGTGGGAAGTCGCCGCTGGAACCGCGGTCGCTCAAGCGGCCCAACTACGACAAGTCCGCCAGAGCATGGCGCGAGAACCCGGCGCGGATGGCAATGCTGGAGGACACGGCCAGCCCCGAGCAGGTCGACTCCGCAGACTATGACGCGATCTACTTCACCGGCGGTCACGCGGTGATGTTCGACTTCCCCGGCAGTATGGGCCTGCAGCGGATCACTCGTGAGATCTTCGAGCGCGGCGGAATCGTCGGTGCGGTCTGCCACGGATACTGCGGCCTCGTGGACACGACCCTCTCCGACGGCAGCTTCTTGGTCGCGGGCCGCGACCTGACCGGCTTCTCCTGGCGCGAGGAGATCCTGGCCCGGGTAGACAAGCTCGTCCCCTACAACATCGAGGAAAGCATCCAACAGCGCGGCGCGCGCTACTCCAAGGCGCTGCTGCCGTTCGTCTCCAACGCCGTCGTGGACGGGAACCTCGTCACCGGCCAGAACCCCAGCTCGGCCAAGGCAACCGCGACCAAGGTCGCCGCCCTCCTCGCCGACCGCTAA
- a CDS encoding NAD-dependent epimerase/dehydratase family protein: MQTVLGSGGQIAEELTRELRRSFTDDIRLVSRNPRTVHDTDQLVPADLMDADATDRAVAGSDIVYLTVGLPMDAGLWEQRFPTMMANTTAACRNHGARLVFFDNTYMYPRTATPQTEQTPFEPVGRKATVRAQIAATLLAEMAAGTIDAVICRAPEFYGPGKTQSLTNAAVFDRIRRGKRPLVPLSARTRRSLIWTPDASRAMALLGNTPDAYGQTWHLPVDPDRLTYREMIDTASDVIGRKIPFTTVPEWAFRIGGLVNPAVKEAEELLPRYRQDNIFDSSKFTARFPDFPTTSYRDGISYLLQS, from the coding sequence ATGCAGACCGTGCTCGGATCAGGCGGGCAGATCGCCGAAGAGCTCACCCGTGAACTGCGCCGGAGCTTCACCGACGACATCCGCCTCGTCAGCAGGAACCCCCGCACAGTCCACGACACCGATCAGCTCGTGCCCGCCGACCTGATGGACGCCGACGCCACTGACAGGGCGGTGGCGGGAAGCGACATCGTCTATCTCACTGTGGGTCTGCCGATGGACGCAGGCCTGTGGGAGCAGCGGTTCCCGACCATGATGGCCAACACGACCGCCGCCTGCCGCAACCACGGCGCACGACTGGTCTTCTTCGACAACACCTACATGTACCCGCGCACCGCCACGCCCCAGACCGAGCAGACGCCGTTCGAGCCGGTCGGCCGAAAGGCGACCGTGCGCGCGCAGATCGCCGCGACTCTGCTCGCTGAGATGGCCGCCGGCACGATCGACGCGGTGATCTGCCGCGCCCCTGAGTTCTACGGCCCCGGCAAGACCCAGAGCCTGACCAACGCCGCGGTCTTTGACCGGATCAGACGTGGCAAGCGCCCGCTGGTGCCGCTGAGCGCGCGCACCCGGCGCAGCCTGATCTGGACCCCCGACGCCAGCCGCGCCATGGCCCTCCTCGGCAACACCCCCGACGCCTACGGGCAAACCTGGCATCTCCCCGTCGACCCGGACCGACTCACCTACCGCGAAATGATCGACACCGCCTCCGACGTCATCGGCAGGAAGATCCCGTTCACCACAGTGCCCGAGTGGGCGTTCCGGATCGGCGGTCTCGTGAATCCGGCGGTCAAGGAGGCCGAAGAGCTGCTGCCCCGCTACCGGCAGGACAACATCTTCGACTCATCGAAGTTCACGGCACGATTCCCCGACTTCCCGACTACCAGCTATCGCGACGGGATCAGCTACCTCCTCCAGAGTTAG
- a CDS encoding type IV secretory system conjugative DNA transfer family protein, producing MSGPQGRQASSFGDELTNAALIGLVGMFGVALVLRAAGSVAAFLTGTAQPAAGPASGLGVLFNSADPAAALDAAGLNPVVYWIVTAVLLAGLCVGGGWVWGRLRRHTRKTETDPRRLAGTATGHEVATTASGKALLGRAGTLRPSLEAPAPADVGYLLGASHGKQVWASVEDSILLLGPPRSGKGLHVVINAILDAPGAVVTTSTRPDNLTATLRAREHDGRPVGVFDPQHLAEGVPSGLRWSPVRGCEDPLTAMIRATGLASATGLSSGGVESGGFWEGKTRTALQALLHAAALDHRPPAELFRWTLDPSIAAEAVAVLTNHPNAATGWADSLGAMIDSDPKTRDSIWQGVSLALSALADPRVLDAVTPRAGEDFDPEAFLTQRGTLYLLATGAGAGASAALVAAFVEDLVEAARRLAARSPGARLDPPLLLALDEIGNLSPLPSLPTLMAEGGGTGITCLPVLQSLAQAREKWGDNAAGAIWDASIVKIILGGASNSRDLQDLSSLIGERDEYTDSVTLGDQGTRSNQRSVRRVPILPPDRIRTLPFGTGITLLRSAPPIVTDLRAWTTRPDATQLGLDRSAIEALLRRPAAT from the coding sequence GTGAGCGGCCCGCAGGGTCGGCAGGCCAGCTCGTTCGGGGACGAGCTGACCAACGCCGCTCTGATCGGCCTGGTCGGCATGTTCGGTGTCGCGCTCGTCCTGCGCGCCGCCGGCAGCGTGGCGGCGTTCCTCACCGGCACCGCCCAACCCGCCGCGGGACCGGCGTCCGGGCTCGGGGTGCTGTTCAACTCCGCCGACCCCGCCGCCGCGCTCGACGCCGCCGGGCTGAACCCCGTCGTCTACTGGATCGTCACCGCCGTCCTGCTCGCGGGGCTGTGCGTCGGTGGCGGGTGGGTGTGGGGGCGGCTGCGCCGCCACACCCGCAAGACCGAGACCGACCCCCGCCGCCTCGCCGGCACCGCCACCGGGCATGAGGTCGCCACCACCGCCTCCGGGAAGGCGCTGCTGGGCCGCGCCGGCACACTGCGCCCCTCCCTGGAGGCTCCCGCACCGGCGGATGTGGGCTATCTACTCGGCGCCAGCCACGGCAAACAGGTCTGGGCGTCGGTGGAGGACTCGATCCTGCTGCTCGGGCCGCCCCGCTCCGGGAAAGGGCTCCACGTGGTGATCAACGCCATCCTGGACGCGCCCGGCGCCGTGGTCACCACCTCGACGCGGCCGGACAACCTCACCGCCACCCTCCGCGCCCGTGAGCACGACGGTCGGCCGGTGGGGGTGTTCGATCCCCAGCACCTCGCCGAAGGCGTCCCCTCCGGACTGCGCTGGTCCCCAGTCCGCGGCTGCGAAGACCCGCTGACGGCGATGATCCGCGCCACCGGCCTCGCCTCAGCCACCGGCCTATCCTCCGGCGGCGTCGAGTCCGGCGGGTTCTGGGAAGGCAAGACCCGCACCGCACTCCAAGCGCTACTGCACGCCGCCGCCCTCGACCACCGGCCACCGGCCGAGCTGTTCCGATGGACGCTGGACCCCTCCATCGCCGCCGAAGCCGTCGCCGTCCTCACCAACCACCCCAACGCCGCCACAGGGTGGGCCGACTCCCTCGGGGCGATGATCGACTCCGACCCCAAGACGCGCGACTCCATCTGGCAAGGCGTCTCCCTCGCCCTCTCCGCCCTGGCTGACCCGCGCGTCCTGGACGCCGTCACCCCACGAGCTGGTGAGGACTTCGACCCCGAAGCCTTCCTCACCCAACGCGGCACCCTCTACCTCCTCGCCACGGGCGCCGGGGCCGGCGCGTCCGCGGCCCTGGTGGCGGCGTTCGTGGAGGACCTCGTCGAAGCCGCCCGCCGTCTCGCCGCCCGCTCACCCGGCGCCCGGCTCGACCCGCCACTCCTGCTCGCCCTGGATGAGATCGGCAACCTCTCACCGTTGCCCTCGCTGCCGACGCTGATGGCCGAAGGCGGCGGCACCGGCATCACCTGCCTGCCGGTGCTCCAGTCCCTCGCCCAAGCACGTGAGAAGTGGGGCGACAACGCCGCCGGCGCCATCTGGGACGCCAGCATCGTCAAGATCATCCTCGGCGGCGCCTCCAACTCACGCGACCTCCAAGACCTCTCCTCCCTCATCGGCGAACGCGACGAATACACCGACTCCGTAACCCTCGGCGATCAAGGCACCAGGTCGAACCAGCGCTCCGTGCGCCGGGTGCCGATCCTGCCGCCCGACCGCATCCGCACCTTGCCGTTCGGCACGGGCATCACCCTGCTCCGTAGTGCGCCGCCGATCGTGACCGACCTACGCGCCTGGACCACCCGCCCCGACGCCACCCAGCTCGGCCTGGACCGCTCCGCCATCGAGGCACTGCTGCGGCGCCCGGCGGCCACCTGA